From one Rosa rugosa chromosome 4, drRosRugo1.1, whole genome shotgun sequence genomic stretch:
- the LOC133746397 gene encoding exosome complex component RRP41 homolog isoform X1 encodes MEFVSPEGLRIDGRRPMEMRQIRAEIGVVAKADGSAMFEMGNTKVIAAVYGPKEVQNRSQQLNANALVRCEYTMANFSTGDRMRKPKGDRRSTEISLVIRQTMEECILTNLMPRSQIDIVVQVLQADGGTRSACINAATLALADAGIPMRDLVTSCSAGYLNSTPLLDLNYVEDSAGGADVTLGIMPKLDKVTLLQMDAKLSLDTFENVMQLAVEGCKAVADYIREETLMKTILQGPMISRTPNCSSFRICVF; translated from the exons ATGGAGTTTGTGAGCCCTGAAGGTCTTCGCATAGATGGTCGCCGCCCCATGGAA ATGAGGCAAATTCGAGCAGAGATTGGTGTTGTGGCCAAAGCCGACGG TTCTGCTATGTTCGAGATGGGTAACACTAAAGTTATTGCTGCTGTGTATGGCCCTAAAGAG gTCCAAAATAGGAGCCAACAACTGAATGCCAATGCATTG GTGCGCTGTGAATACACAATGGCAAATTTTAGTACCGGAGATCGGATGAGAAAACCAAAGGGTGATAG GAGATCCACAGAGATATCTCTAGTTATTCGCCAAACCATGGAAGAATGCATCTTGACAAACTTAATGCCTCGGTCTCAG atAGATATTGTTGTGCAAGTTCTTCAAGCAGATGGAG GAACTAGATCTGCATGTATCAATGCTGCAACCCTGGCTCTAGCAGACGCTGGAATTCCGATGCGAGATCTTGTTACTTCCTGCAGTGCTGGGTACCTCAATAGCACCCCTCTGCTTG ATTTAAACTATGTAGAAGATAGTGCTGGAGGCGCTGATGTGACTTTAGGAATTATGCCGAAGTTGGACAAAGTGACTCTTCTTCAG ATGGATGCTAAGTTATCTTTGGATACTTTTGAAAATGTAATGCAACTTGCAGTCGAAGGCTGCAAGGCAGTTGCAGATTACATTCGAGAA GAAACTCTGATGAAAACAATTTTACAAGGCCCAATGATCAGTCGTACGCCCAATTGCTCCTCTTTCAGAATTTGTGTTTTCTGA
- the LOC133745183 gene encoding protein PIN-LIKES 3-like isoform X1: protein MELWTLFVTASVPVLESFLITALGSYLALDRVNLLGPDCRKYLNTIVFYVNTPALIAANLAETITYDSLVKLWFMPVNILLTFIVGSIFGWILMKLTRTPPHLRGLVLGCCAAGNLGNLLLIIIPAVCEESGSPFGDADTCDTTGTTYASLSMAIGAIYLWTYVYNIVRISSKTSIQDSDSPQTTDSSSTSSHISYTEPLLSIEDNVDQCEPPRNVSEGDAKMTCLGKTKEWMVMVNEKLNLKTVFSPSTIAVIIGFAVGIISPIRNLLIGDDAPLAVIDDTTSLLGDAAIPLLTLIIGGNLVKGLRVGGIQKSILIGILIVKYVAAPLTGILIVKGAVKFGFVSNDPLYLFVLLLQFAVPPAMNLGTITQLFGQGESECSVIMLWTYIFASLSLTFWCAFFLWLVA, encoded by the exons ATGGAGCTTTGGACGCTCTTCGTCACCGCATCAGTTCCGGTCTTGGAATCGTTCTTGATTACTGCGCTTGGCTCATATCTTGCACTTGATCGCGTGAACCTTTTGGGCCCAGATTGCAGGAAGTACTTGAACACT ATTGTATTCTATGTGAACACTCCAGCCCTGATTGCTGCCAACCTTGCAGAGACAATAACATATGACAGCCTGGTTAAACT GTGGTTCATGCCGGTGAATATTCTTCTTACATTCATTGTTGGTTCAATATTTGGATGGATACTCATGAAATTAACAAGAACTCCTCCACATTTGCGAGGTCTCGTCTTGGGTTGTTGCGCTGCTG GAAATTTGGGAAACCTTCTCCTCATTATTATTCCAGCAGTTTGTGAAGAATCAGGGAGTCCATTTGGAGATGCTGATACCTGCGATACTACTGGGACTACTTATGCTTCACTTTCAATGGCG ATTGGAGCCATTTATTTGTGGACCTATGTGTATAATATTGTGCGGATATCTTCAAAGACGAGCATCCAAGATTCCGATTCCCCGCAGACCACCGACAGCTCGTCAACATCCAGCCACATAAGTTACACCGAGCCTCTGCTTTCTATAGAGGACAATGTGGATCAATGTGAACCTCCCCGTAATGTATCTGAAGGAGATGCTAAG ATGACGTGTCTAGGTAAAACAAAGGAATGGATGGTGATGGTGAATGAAAAGCTCAATTTGAAAACAGTATTTTCCCCCTCAACTATTGCAGTG ATTATTGGGTTTGCAGTTGGAATCATATCTCCAATTCGAAACTTATTGATTGGAGACGACGCTCCTCTAGCGGTGATCGACGACACTACTTCGTTGTTAGG AGATGCTGCTATCCCGCTTCTTACTTTGATAATAGGAGGTAACCTTGTTAAAG GTTTGAGAGTGGGAGGGATACAAAAATCTATCCTTATTGGCATCTTAATTGTTAAATATGTTGCGGCGCCTCTTACAGGAATATTGATTGTTAAAGGGGCAGTAAAATTTGGCTTTGTAAGCAATGATCCATTGTATCTGTTTGTTCTTCTGCTTCAATTTGCTGTCCCTCCTGCAATGAACTTGG GAACCATCACTCAACTGTTCGGACAAGGAGAGAGTGAGTGTTCAGTTATCATGCTCTGGACCTACATTTTTGCTTCGCTATCGCTTACGTTTTGGTGTGCCTTCTTCTTGTGGCTTGTGGCCTGA
- the LOC133743929 gene encoding uncharacterized protein LOC133743929 isoform X1 — protein MSSLRRFSSHARVSQTITTTLGSKVHLQSKAVIHSPTRTVAQQISGSQSRPATCSLSRTLYTATAASEPRSKNLERIADNLLDLTKIERHDYSILFRLKMGLNRYGPAVSGIGPTSSESGSASTDSKVVEKTAFDIKLEKFDAAAKIKIIKEVRSFTDLGLKDAKDLVEKAPVLLKKGVTKEEAGPIVDKLKELGATVVLE, from the exons ATGTCATCTCTACGACGCTTCTCAAGCCATGCTCGTGTTTCTCAAACCATTACTACTACCTTAGGGTCCAAAGTACATCTTCAAAGTAAG GCTGTAATACACTCACCTACCAGAACTGTGGCTCAACAAATATCAGG GTCCCAATCCAGACCTGCCACGTGCAGTCTTTCTCGCACCCTCTACACAGCCACTGCAGCAAGTGAGCCTCGGTCCAAGAATCTTGAGCGCATTGCTGACAACCTCTTGGACCTCACAAAGATTGAGAGGCATGACTACTCCATCCTCTTCAGGCTAAAAATGGGCCTCAACCGATATGGTCCAGCAGTCTCAGGGATAGGCCCAACATCTTCCGAATCTGGGTCTGCCTCCACAGACTCCAAGGTGGTGGAGAAGACCGCATTTGATATAAAGCTTGAGAAGTTTGACGCAGCGGCAAAGATCAAGATCATAAAGGAGGTTAGGAGTTTCACTGATTTGGGACTAAAGGACGCTAAGGACTTGGTGGAAAAGGCTCCAGTTTTGCTGAAGAAGGGTGTCACCAAAGAGGAGGCAGGCCCCATTGTTGACAAGCTCAAGGAGTTGGGTGCTACTGTGGTACTGGAATGA
- the LOC133745183 gene encoding protein PIN-LIKES 3-like isoform X2 — MELWTLFVTASVPVLESFLITALGSYLALDRVNLLGPDCRKYLNTIVFYVNTPALIAANLAETITYDSLVKLWFMPVNILLTFIVGSIFGWILMKLTRTPPHLRGLVLGCCAAGNLGNLLLIIIPAVCEESGSPFGDADTCDTTGTTYASLSMAIGAIYLWTYVYNIVRISSKTSIQDSDSPQTTDSSSTSSHISYTEPLLSIEDNVDQCEPPRNVSEGDAKMTCLGKTKEWMVMVNEKLNLKTVFSPSTIAVIIGFAVGIISPIRNLLIGDDAPLAVIDDTTSLLGDAAIPLLTLIIGGILIVKGAVKFGFVSNDPLYLFVLLLQFAVPPAMNLGTITQLFGQGESECSVIMLWTYIFASLSLTFWCAFFLWLVA, encoded by the exons ATGGAGCTTTGGACGCTCTTCGTCACCGCATCAGTTCCGGTCTTGGAATCGTTCTTGATTACTGCGCTTGGCTCATATCTTGCACTTGATCGCGTGAACCTTTTGGGCCCAGATTGCAGGAAGTACTTGAACACT ATTGTATTCTATGTGAACACTCCAGCCCTGATTGCTGCCAACCTTGCAGAGACAATAACATATGACAGCCTGGTTAAACT GTGGTTCATGCCGGTGAATATTCTTCTTACATTCATTGTTGGTTCAATATTTGGATGGATACTCATGAAATTAACAAGAACTCCTCCACATTTGCGAGGTCTCGTCTTGGGTTGTTGCGCTGCTG GAAATTTGGGAAACCTTCTCCTCATTATTATTCCAGCAGTTTGTGAAGAATCAGGGAGTCCATTTGGAGATGCTGATACCTGCGATACTACTGGGACTACTTATGCTTCACTTTCAATGGCG ATTGGAGCCATTTATTTGTGGACCTATGTGTATAATATTGTGCGGATATCTTCAAAGACGAGCATCCAAGATTCCGATTCCCCGCAGACCACCGACAGCTCGTCAACATCCAGCCACATAAGTTACACCGAGCCTCTGCTTTCTATAGAGGACAATGTGGATCAATGTGAACCTCCCCGTAATGTATCTGAAGGAGATGCTAAG ATGACGTGTCTAGGTAAAACAAAGGAATGGATGGTGATGGTGAATGAAAAGCTCAATTTGAAAACAGTATTTTCCCCCTCAACTATTGCAGTG ATTATTGGGTTTGCAGTTGGAATCATATCTCCAATTCGAAACTTATTGATTGGAGACGACGCTCCTCTAGCGGTGATCGACGACACTACTTCGTTGTTAGG AGATGCTGCTATCCCGCTTCTTACTTTGATAATAGGAG GAATATTGATTGTTAAAGGGGCAGTAAAATTTGGCTTTGTAAGCAATGATCCATTGTATCTGTTTGTTCTTCTGCTTCAATTTGCTGTCCCTCCTGCAATGAACTTGG GAACCATCACTCAACTGTTCGGACAAGGAGAGAGTGAGTGTTCAGTTATCATGCTCTGGACCTACATTTTTGCTTCGCTATCGCTTACGTTTTGGTGTGCCTTCTTCTTGTGGCTTGTGGCCTGA
- the LOC133743929 gene encoding uncharacterized protein LOC133743929 isoform X3: MSQKSQSRPATCSLSRTLYTATAASEPRSKNLERIADNLLDLTKIERHDYSILFRLKMGLNRYGPAVSGIGPTSSESGSASTDSKVVEKTAFDIKLEKFDAAAKIKIIKEVRSFTDLGLKDAKDLVEKAPVLLKKGVTKEEAGPIVDKLKELGATVVLE; encoded by the exons ATGTCCCAAAA GTCCCAATCCAGACCTGCCACGTGCAGTCTTTCTCGCACCCTCTACACAGCCACTGCAGCAAGTGAGCCTCGGTCCAAGAATCTTGAGCGCATTGCTGACAACCTCTTGGACCTCACAAAGATTGAGAGGCATGACTACTCCATCCTCTTCAGGCTAAAAATGGGCCTCAACCGATATGGTCCAGCAGTCTCAGGGATAGGCCCAACATCTTCCGAATCTGGGTCTGCCTCCACAGACTCCAAGGTGGTGGAGAAGACCGCATTTGATATAAAGCTTGAGAAGTTTGACGCAGCGGCAAAGATCAAGATCATAAAGGAGGTTAGGAGTTTCACTGATTTGGGACTAAAGGACGCTAAGGACTTGGTGGAAAAGGCTCCAGTTTTGCTGAAGAAGGGTGTCACCAAAGAGGAGGCAGGCCCCATTGTTGACAAGCTCAAGGAGTTGGGTGCTACTGTGGTACTGGAATGA
- the LOC133746397 gene encoding exosome complex component RRP41 homolog isoform X2: MEFVSPEGLRIDGRRPMEMRQIRAEIGVVAKADGSAMFEMGNTKVIAAVYGPKEVQNRSQQLNANALVRCEYTMANFSTGDRMRKPKGDRRSTEISLVIRQTMEECILTNLMPRSQIDIVVQVLQADGGTRSACINAATLALADAGIPMRDLVTSCSAGYLNSTPLLDLNYVEDSAGGADVTLGIMPKLDKVTLLQMDAKLSLDTFENVMQLAVEGCKAVADYIREILQENTKQLEYRRGT, encoded by the exons ATGGAGTTTGTGAGCCCTGAAGGTCTTCGCATAGATGGTCGCCGCCCCATGGAA ATGAGGCAAATTCGAGCAGAGATTGGTGTTGTGGCCAAAGCCGACGG TTCTGCTATGTTCGAGATGGGTAACACTAAAGTTATTGCTGCTGTGTATGGCCCTAAAGAG gTCCAAAATAGGAGCCAACAACTGAATGCCAATGCATTG GTGCGCTGTGAATACACAATGGCAAATTTTAGTACCGGAGATCGGATGAGAAAACCAAAGGGTGATAG GAGATCCACAGAGATATCTCTAGTTATTCGCCAAACCATGGAAGAATGCATCTTGACAAACTTAATGCCTCGGTCTCAG atAGATATTGTTGTGCAAGTTCTTCAAGCAGATGGAG GAACTAGATCTGCATGTATCAATGCTGCAACCCTGGCTCTAGCAGACGCTGGAATTCCGATGCGAGATCTTGTTACTTCCTGCAGTGCTGGGTACCTCAATAGCACCCCTCTGCTTG ATTTAAACTATGTAGAAGATAGTGCTGGAGGCGCTGATGTGACTTTAGGAATTATGCCGAAGTTGGACAAAGTGACTCTTCTTCAG ATGGATGCTAAGTTATCTTTGGATACTTTTGAAAATGTAATGCAACTTGCAGTCGAAGGCTGCAAGGCAGTTGCAGATTACATTCGAGAA ATATTGCAAGAGAATACAAAGCAATTGGAGTATCGTCGAGGAACATAG
- the LOC133743929 gene encoding uncharacterized protein LOC133743929 isoform X2, whose protein sequence is MSSLRRFSSHARVSQTITTTLGSKAVIHSPTRTVAQQISGSQSRPATCSLSRTLYTATAASEPRSKNLERIADNLLDLTKIERHDYSILFRLKMGLNRYGPAVSGIGPTSSESGSASTDSKVVEKTAFDIKLEKFDAAAKIKIIKEVRSFTDLGLKDAKDLVEKAPVLLKKGVTKEEAGPIVDKLKELGATVVLE, encoded by the exons ATGTCATCTCTACGACGCTTCTCAAGCCATGCTCGTGTTTCTCAAACCATTACTACTACCTTAGGGTCCAAA GCTGTAATACACTCACCTACCAGAACTGTGGCTCAACAAATATCAGG GTCCCAATCCAGACCTGCCACGTGCAGTCTTTCTCGCACCCTCTACACAGCCACTGCAGCAAGTGAGCCTCGGTCCAAGAATCTTGAGCGCATTGCTGACAACCTCTTGGACCTCACAAAGATTGAGAGGCATGACTACTCCATCCTCTTCAGGCTAAAAATGGGCCTCAACCGATATGGTCCAGCAGTCTCAGGGATAGGCCCAACATCTTCCGAATCTGGGTCTGCCTCCACAGACTCCAAGGTGGTGGAGAAGACCGCATTTGATATAAAGCTTGAGAAGTTTGACGCAGCGGCAAAGATCAAGATCATAAAGGAGGTTAGGAGTTTCACTGATTTGGGACTAAAGGACGCTAAGGACTTGGTGGAAAAGGCTCCAGTTTTGCTGAAGAAGGGTGTCACCAAAGAGGAGGCAGGCCCCATTGTTGACAAGCTCAAGGAGTTGGGTGCTACTGTGGTACTGGAATGA